The Euphorbia lathyris chromosome 2, ddEupLath1.1, whole genome shotgun sequence genome includes a window with the following:
- the LOC136219897 gene encoding vesicle-associated protein 2-2-like isoform X2, producing MTTELLEIQPCELRFTFELKKQSSCSIQLSNMSDHYVAFKVKTTSPKKYCVRPNIGIVKPKSTSVFTVTMQAQKAAPQDLHCKDKFLIQSTVVPIGTTEEDIIIASSVFSKESGKYIEEKKLRVVLASPSHSPVLLPNNGEFKKEQCYETLSHQDIAQSGIENIPPPQRLAEEVSDFQHAKNFEELKLVKNAEPWPCNDARELELAKDVEEPKLVKDFEELKSKLHNMDSKLKQADHTIARLSDERSTALKEKDILKQELEFLKRENMKRTQVGFPLLYVCTVALISLAFGYLIRRS from the exons ATGACGACGGAGCTCTTGGAAATTCAGCCTTGCGAACTCAGGTTCACCT TTGAACTGAAAAAGCAAAGCTCGTGTTCAATTCAATTGAGTAACATGTCCGATCACTATGTTGCTTTCAAG GTGAAGACTACATCTCCAAAAAAATATTGTGTTCGACCCAACATAGGCATAGTTAAGCCAAAATCAACAAGTGTATTTACAG ttACCATGCAAGCTCAGAAGGCTGCTCCGCAGGATTTGCATTGCAAAGACAAGTTCCTTATTCAAAGCACAGTTGTGCCTATTGGAACGACTGAGGAGGATATTATTATTGCATCTAGCGTG TTTTCTAAGGAAAGTGGGAAATACATTGAAGAGAAGAAGCTCAGGGTAGTTCTAGCAAGCCCATCCCATTCACCAGTTTTGCTTCCAAATAATGGAGAGTTTAAGAAAGAACAATGTTATGAAACTTTGTCACACCAAGATATTGCACAAAGTGGCATTGAAAACATACCTCCCCCGCAAAGG TTAGCTGAGGAAGTTTCAGACTTCCAACATGCCAAGAATTTTGAAGAGTTAAAGCTAGTTAAGAATGCTGAGCCATGGCCCTGCAACGATGCAAGGGAACTGGAATTGGCTAAGGATGTAGAGGAACCAAAGCTAGTTAAGGATTTTGAGGAGTTGAAATCGAAGCTGCATAACATGGATTCAAAACTAAAGCAG GCTGATCATACAATCGCAAGGTTGAGTGATGAGAGGAGTACAGCCCTTAAAGAGAAGGATATCCTCAAGCAAGAATTG GAGTTTTTAAAGAGGGAAAATATGAAAAGAACTCAGGTGGGTTTCCCTCTTTTATATGTTTGTACGGTAGCTTTGATCAGCCTGGCTTTTGGATACCTGATTCGTCGTTCATAG
- the LOC136219897 gene encoding vesicle-associated protein 2-2-like isoform X1 — MTTELLEIQPCELRFTFELKKQSSCSIQLSNMSDHYVAFKVKTTSPKKYCVRPNIGIVKPKSTSVFTVTMQAQKAAPQDLHCKDKFLIQSTVVPIGTTEEDIIIASSVFSKESGKYIEEKKLRVVLASPSHSPVLLPNNGEFKKEQCYETLSHQDIAQSGIENIPPPQRQLAEEVSDFQHAKNFEELKLVKNAEPWPCNDARELELAKDVEEPKLVKDFEELKSKLHNMDSKLKQADHTIARLSDERSTALKEKDILKQELEFLKRENMKRTQVGFPLLYVCTVALISLAFGYLIRRS; from the exons ATGACGACGGAGCTCTTGGAAATTCAGCCTTGCGAACTCAGGTTCACCT TTGAACTGAAAAAGCAAAGCTCGTGTTCAATTCAATTGAGTAACATGTCCGATCACTATGTTGCTTTCAAG GTGAAGACTACATCTCCAAAAAAATATTGTGTTCGACCCAACATAGGCATAGTTAAGCCAAAATCAACAAGTGTATTTACAG ttACCATGCAAGCTCAGAAGGCTGCTCCGCAGGATTTGCATTGCAAAGACAAGTTCCTTATTCAAAGCACAGTTGTGCCTATTGGAACGACTGAGGAGGATATTATTATTGCATCTAGCGTG TTTTCTAAGGAAAGTGGGAAATACATTGAAGAGAAGAAGCTCAGGGTAGTTCTAGCAAGCCCATCCCATTCACCAGTTTTGCTTCCAAATAATGGAGAGTTTAAGAAAGAACAATGTTATGAAACTTTGTCACACCAAGATATTGCACAAAGTGGCATTGAAAACATACCTCCCCCGCAAAGG CAGTTAGCTGAGGAAGTTTCAGACTTCCAACATGCCAAGAATTTTGAAGAGTTAAAGCTAGTTAAGAATGCTGAGCCATGGCCCTGCAACGATGCAAGGGAACTGGAATTGGCTAAGGATGTAGAGGAACCAAAGCTAGTTAAGGATTTTGAGGAGTTGAAATCGAAGCTGCATAACATGGATTCAAAACTAAAGCAG GCTGATCATACAATCGCAAGGTTGAGTGATGAGAGGAGTACAGCCCTTAAAGAGAAGGATATCCTCAAGCAAGAATTG GAGTTTTTAAAGAGGGAAAATATGAAAAGAACTCAGGTGGGTTTCCCTCTTTTATATGTTTGTACGGTAGCTTTGATCAGCCTGGCTTTTGGATACCTGATTCGTCGTTCATAG
- the LOC136219898 gene encoding uncharacterized protein — MKSTERNIDILSSLPVDVALKIVSFLKVLDICALGSCSRFWRELCGSDSIWESLTRQRWPPIPYATDSSSPASPPIIEGWRRSYIRIQREMRGKASSLIRFVEHCSQSESLEFGDFNKAIVEVASMKLGLRDVQMFLFKPELSVLIYLVGLYHCIYCLNVLGEQVIDALMSCNISERKLCVKWWKLGRWFHGFRMRDESHSRTVTLADLLKEEGNEVLKVIRRGPIHEVLRVEFAIPNTASAPWPCQSSLRQDQLGLHN; from the exons ATGAAATCAACAGAGCGTAATATTGACATTCTGAGTTCTCTGCCCGTAGATGTTGCCCTCAAAATAGTATCATTTCTTAAG GTACTTGATATTTGCGCATTAGGTAGTTGCTCTCGGTTTTGGAGGGAGCTATGTGGATCGGATTCCATATGGGAGTCTCTTACCAGACAGAGATGGCCTCCAATTCCTTATGCGACTGATTCTTCTTCTCCTGCTTCGCCTCCTATCATCGAG GGATGGAGGAGGAGTTATATAAGGATCCAGAGAGAGATGAGGGGTAAAGCTTCTTCTCTGATTCGGTTTGTGGAGCATTGCTCTCAATCTGAATCGCTTGAGTTTGGGGATTTCAATAAAGCAATTGTTGAAGTAGCTTCGATGAAGCTTGGACTTAGAGATGTCCAAATGTTTCTTTTCAAACCGGAGCTGAGTGTGCTGATTTACTTGGTTGGCTTGTACCACTGCATCTATTGTCTTAATGTGCTG GGTGAGCAGGTGATTGATGCACTCATGAGTTGCAACATTTCAGAGCGGAAACTGTGTGTAAAATGGTGGAAGCTTGGGCGATGGTTCCATGGCTTCCGCATGAGGGATGAATCCCATTCTCGTACAGTAACATTGGCAGATCTTCTGAAAGAAGAAGGAAATGAGGTTCTCAAGGTTATTCGCCGAGGCCCTATCCATGAGGTTTTAAGGGTTGAGTTTGCCATTCCAAACACTGCATCTGCACCTTGGCCTTGTCAGAGCTCACTCAGACAAGATCAATTAGGACTCCACAACTGA
- the LOC136217463 gene encoding uncharacterized protein produces the protein MDSRKKRIVEFAMSPVLSSDGQTFIDKWEILSMSGHDHIVNNIADAWSSILNTEELKKYNGKPKRFFFSTYPFTLLFSGASRSREYNFKERLQNELSFFKFKNLADVELVFFPVISHGHFYLIVVNNLSKSVEILDNMTLPRKISHADKYDDCPEQLLKSYAHFVLKNDASSLKQMCAYKVQILRMKWRSNNKHNDCECEGV, from the exons ATGGATAGTCGTAAAAAGAGGATTGTTGAATTTGCAATGAGTCCTGTTTTAAGCAG TGATGGAcaaacctttattgataaaTGGGAGATTTTATCAATGTCTGGTCATGATCATATTGTCAATAATATTGCGGATGCTTGGAGTTCAATTTTAAACACTGAAGAATTGAAGAAATATAATGGAAAACcgaaaagattttttttcagTACATATCCTTTT aCTCTTCTGTTTTCTGGAGCTAGTAGATCAAGAGAATATAATTTTAAGGAAAGGCTTCAGAATGAACtttcttttttcaaatttaaaaacttggctgatgttgaattg GTGTTTTTCCCTGTTATTTCTCATGGACATTTTTATCTGATTGTTGTCAACAATCTTTCAAAGTCTGTTGAAATATTGGATAATATGACACTCCCTCGAAAAATCAGTCATGCTGATAAGTATGATGATTGTCCAGAACAATTG TTAAAATCCTATGctcattttgttttaaaaaatgatgcttcttcattaaaacaaatgtgtGCATACAAAGTGCAAATCCTGAGGATGAAGTGGAGAAGCAATAA